The DNA region CTGTCCGATAACATCGAGGACCCTTTTCTTATAGCCAATCAAATTGCACATTTTCTTCCTGCAAAGGGGTTACAAGAATTAGATATGAATCTTTCAATTGCATTCGAGTTTAAAGAGTTTAGTACATCTCATGCTAAAAGCCATATTATACGCAATGATAGGGCCAGCTATCCAGGTTGTCTTGCCAATCTGTCAGGATGCTgcacctcttcaaaatctaaaaggTTTCTCACCATAAGAGTAATATGAGAATAACTTAAAACCGGATAATCCTACAACTCGTTTTTATCAGAGACCAATGAATGATAGCCACGTCAGTGAGATAGAAACAAGTTCTGATTGGCGGGATGCAGGGAAACAAGTCCCCATTCTCAACCTCTCTCTTCACGTGATTCAACTGTCAtaatttctttcctcttttctccttctctcttcCGAACATAGTCTTCTCCTTCTCTGTTTCGAACCATCTTCTACGTTTGATTGAACACAAGTTTCATCTTCTACTTTGCAGccatcttctatttttcttgtctatttctattttacttgTCTGTTTCTACTTTGCAGTACACGAAACCCACCCATATTCGCATCTCTCTCTGGCCACCGAAACCCATCCATGaaatcaaaacccataaaagTAGTTTTATCCTAACCCCTAACCCTCCCTCACGATCTGTATAAAactgaaatccaaaaaaagcaCTCCTTCCCGATCTCCATAAAATCGAAACCCGAAAACCCCCTCCCTCTCGATCTCTATAAAACCGAAGAAGAAATCATGAAAAACAGAATGAAGGTAAGTTTACTATTTTTTAGCTGTTTGTGGGTTATTTCCTGGATTGTTTGCGTTCGAGTTGctcattgaattatttttttccagcTGCTTGTGGATTATTTTAACTTAAGAAAGGATGAATACAATATATTTACATCATAAATATTTCCTGTCCAACACTCATTTACTTTAAACTCACATGAATTTTGGagataacttttattttttattttatttttattcttccttCTTTGAATCTCAACTAAAAGGATTCAATATTGCGGATGAATGATGGCATAAGAGTAAGTGAAACTGGATACAAATTGATATAGACATAGACGCGCTCTAGAATAATAAAATCGAAATTTCTTTCTCTGCGTGTTGCTTACTTCTGATTGAGCTTCTGATTTAACGTTAGGGtttctaagagagagagagagagagagagagagagagagagaagagagagaggtattCAGTTTCAACTCCAGACAAAAGCAACGAAGGTGAGTCGGTTTATTCCTTACATCGCATAGTACAGACTTTAAAATGTATCTCTTACGTGGAAAATTATGATTAGCCTCCGTTATTCTCCATTTATAGGACTGTCCGGTCTGAAGCGCTTTTGGAGTAATATTGCTGCTACATCCTTGTCAACTCTCGGTCGACCAAAATTACATGTAATAGTAGTAACGTTACATACTTGGTGCTAGTCTTTCATAATAGTTGCCACTGCAATTTTAGATCCGCAAGTTTAGAGACAATTgctttatctatatatatggaaCCGTTTCACTTCCCTAGGGACTGATTGACTACTTCAACTGTCACTGCTGCGGGTTAAGAGAGACGTAGAGAGAACACAACGATCGAGGGATTCTCAATGGTTCTCAAAATTCTTTCtcattccctctctctctctctctctctctctctctctctctctctctctaattttttttatttcatatatatatagagaaaatcTACTTCATTTCATCCACGAAACCCGTAATTATATCTGTGATtgataaatacaaataaatatcCAGATTATAACCCAACTCATCTGTGAGGGATTTTTCTAcatacaaatttctttgtggcgGGTATTATCTTAACTTCTATAAACTTTTTACTGATAAAGTTTATAGATAACAATCACCCCCCAacctccaaaggaggagaggGAAACCATCCCCCATCCTTCAAAGGAGGAGAGAGTTCTCCTGCTATGGACAAAAGTTTAATagcctatttatttattttactacacACGAACAActgaacaaaaacaaaattacagaaaattaaaatatacaaaaaattgaaaatagactGCACATGAAGGTTGTAGTAGAGCGTGTCCTCTAAGAGAGTGTCAGATCGTCAATTCTGAATGTGCCGAATTCACTGGATTCAGAAACGCCGTGTGGCGGCTGAAGAAGCCTCCTATGTGGTAGTGCATGGAATCCACATAGGCACTTTAACCTGCGCGTGAGGAGCACGCGCTGTTTCTTTTGATGAAACCTTCGACAATCTAAAAGATTAACATTTGAGGAAACTTGCAGTGGGACGTGTGGCGGCGGCTAACTTTCAGAAAACATTAAAATGTCGATTCTCCATGCTTTGactgaaaaaaacaaaaaaacaaaaaccacaaACTAGAAAATAAACAGCAGCTttgaggagggagggaggagcgaAGCTCCCACTCCCTTCTAGGAAAGTTTTCGGTTTGGGTGAGTTTTTAGAGAGAAGGTAgagtttctctctctataaaAGTCTAGGTCCGGCTCTCttttatatcttatttttaaacatcattcaaatataaatattttaaaactaattattataatttttttaattaatgattataattttttcaaactttcaaacaaaaaataaaatacaattcaacattttcaaatcattatataaaaataatattaaaaaattatattctaacagtattttaactttacaatattttttatttaatttttttctctttttccaaaatcacataaaatatcCATTAAACTATCTTACTTCTATCTCActctattaaattatctcacttaaactatcttactactattcacaaactatcttattactattcataaattttttatctcattttacttttcaatctttattttttgaatataaaaCTAGTTACGAAACTTTATACCATTTAGTTGTTTACTCTTAGGTTTTCAGTTTTATGATTTGGGagtttttttcatttgaatcCCATGTCAGATTTACATTAGAAAGAAAATCTAACATAAATAGAACAAAAGAATGTGgttgttatatttttaaagaaaaatgatacttgCAATTGTGAATATGTAAGTGTCActtaattacttttaaaaagaCCAATAAAGACGAAActcatttgaaatgaaaattaattttttaataataaaccttacttttttttaaagtgaatgCATGACGCTTATATATTTCATAACTGCatgtagtattactcattttaaaaacataaaatcatttcttaaaattaaagcaaattctatttttttaaaaagaaaaagaaaaaaaaaaggcaatacGCCTGGGTTTACAACTAAAGCACAACCTGAGAGAGAATCTAGGTGCACTATTTTACAGAAACGCTGCTAAGCGGTCCATccacttttctttaaaaagcagCCCTCCAATTAGAAGCTGCCACCTCAGCCTTTTGCACTAAACTGTTCCTACACTCGTGCGCATGAGATTACATCCTTCAGATAGCTCATTTTCAATTTCAGATCGAATTTGCCTCGCTCTCAAGCAGTTCATTTCGGCCCGAGAGACCTCTTCGCATCCAGACCACTCCCCGTACTaccaaaagaataaagagagaagaagtGTTGGTTTTAGAAGGATTTTAAGGCTCTCTTCTGATCCTAACAGTGGACCGTTAGATTCTCATGATTGCTCGTCGACTTGATTTCAAAACCCTCTGTGGAATAATACCCAGGCAACGGTCAAATAGCTTGATCGGTTTTCACTCACTTGAAAATGGACGCCACCACCTGTTCGACCAAATTCTTAAGCCAAATACCGTCTTCATTAACCGTTCAATGCTCAACTATTTGCATAGAAACTTTCCATTTCAAGCTCTTGATATCTTCAAGAAGCAGTGTCAACTGGGTTTTGTCGGCAATGTTGATGAAGTTACTGTGACGCTTGTTGTCAAGGCTTGTCGCGGGGACCTGAAACTCGGTGTCCAATCCACGGGTTTGCTGTTTTTTCTGGGTTTATTTGGTTCATTACCGTCTCGAATTCTTTGATGAATATGTATTGTAAATCTGGACAGTTTGGAAAGGCTTTATGTATCTTTGAGAAGCTGATCGAACCAGATATTGTTTCTTGGAATACCATGCTCTCGGGGTTCCCAAAGAGTGAGGATGCGAAGGGGCTGTGCGGCGATAGGGAATAGTAAATTTTGCGACGGGGCTGCGGACCGCGACAGATCACTGACTCCAGATTTGCGACGGCGCCGTGGCTGGGCAACGACCAACTCGGGGGTAATATTTCAGGACAGGGAGGGGGTGTCAGAGGGGGAGAAAGTTCCATGTAGTTCCGTTTGGGGGATGAGAACAGAGGGACTCGCAGGTACCTCAAGCAGCAGGGAATTGAATTACAATAGGGTGCGATGCTGGTTTACCATAATTGTCCTGGATGGTCTACGTGTCAGCCTTTAATTGGTGAGCTGTTTTTTAAGGATCCTCAGACGAACCGGCCCGTAGGAATTCtcactattttatatatagaattgctacaattataaaaatatttgataaaaatgaatttagaaattaatataattttatataatatataaataattttataatctaaaatattatatccgtcaatttataattttaattttataaaatctctttaatgCTGCACACTTGATTCTGCTCTTGCAACACTGACAGCTAAGTTCAGACCGCTTGGGTTGTGCAAATGGGTGGTCGgcatttatattttcataatttaatatttcagttttatatttttaagattttaaaaccatttaattcTGTAATTGTAACCACCCGGAATGCCGTATTAGATTTCTATAAGATTGTTTGATGGAAATTTGGGAGATGTTTCGGTTTGGTAAGTAAGACAttttgatatgagaattttgaattttaagatgattttaatattattattattttaaaatttgaaaaaattaagaaaagttgaattatttattatattttatatgaagttttaagaaaattgtaataatgagatgagaattttaaatttgagatgaaaattttgagttttgagttTTAAGTTTCGGTTTGATAATAAGACGAGATATgatggttttaaataaaaattaacagttaaataaaatattgttaaaatattatttttaatattattattttaatattttaaaaaattaaattatttattatattttgtattaaaattttcaaaaaaattaaaatgataatataaaataaaatgaaatactaCCATCGATACGGcctaaattgaaaaaaagaagaataatttattCACACTTGAGGATCGAATCGTGAAAATAGGAACCCATGAAGCAAAAAGATAACAAGATTAGGAATTGATTACTTACTAAAGAGCCGTGCCGCACGAGAAAGCCTACCGATAAGAGCAattgctcttttttttattatttttatttttaaataattttcttttaaaaaaatcataatattatttaaaaacacttatttaactattaaattaaaaaaatcaaaaaaatagaaataaaatttatcgGGATGGATTGTCGATAAGTATACTAACGTTTTGAATACCGTTTCGATAGCTATTTCAATTAAGATacttgaatgaaatatttcaatattagtatagtctatatataataaattaattatataagaataaattatattttaaaataatattaatataagtcttaaaaaattaaaatatatatttataaaatttaataatttttttaattaaaaaatagtcTTTACATATGAAAATTGaagtgaaaattataaaaaaaaaatcataatttttatattaattataaaagttttcTATTTTCAACGGGTACGCCCATACACTGAAAATCGATAATATGGACCGAATGTACGGTACAACCATTATTTAACACggttcaaaataaatatattatctaCACCAATCCCTATTTCGAAACAAGAAATGCCTATCACATCCGTACGAAAATTCAAAACTTGGCTTGGAGTTTGTGCTAACGAAGGCAAAGTTAGTGATGTGTATGATACACAACACTTCAATCAATGGAGCTTGTGCCTCGGAAATGGTGTACAATTTCTTTACACAGATCCCAATTTTGAATCGTCTTTTGAGAATATCCTCGACAAGGTTCTCGAACATTGAACCGAATGGCTTCTTTTTAACCCAAATGAGCGACGTGCAAAAGAACAATTGTACAGAGAGGTTGCAttttgcattattattatttttaaatattttttaaatttacaaaataatggAACCAACTTATATTATTCTTCGTTGAAACGAACTTTGTAATTTTGAATGCATCTGTGAGAGCTCAAGAAAATGCAGTGTAGACAGACAGAATTTGGCTTGAAGTAACTTGGCAGTCATTCCACGACTTTGTCTAATGCAACTACAAAAAGAATACGAATTTGCATAGAAGTATTGAAAAATCTCTAgtaatgaataaattatataaaaataattttataaattaacgtgatttaatatagtttatcatattataaaattatttttattataaaataaatttaatgaatcaaataattatttttatataattactttataaatattgtactcTGGATATCTCTTGCATCATCCGCATGAGTACCATATTGATAAAAACAAGCAATCTTGAAGATTATTGGCCAGATCATGACAGAAGGAGAGGCCTTATTAATAACGTACCTTCAAGGAGTTGACGAAATTTTTagcagctcaatcacacccatTACAGGAAGTTACGACTAAAAGCAAATTACACAAAAGTGCTAAAACTGAGCGCTCAGaacaaaaaatctcattaaaaGAAACGAAAATTAATGAACAATATTATCTTCTGCATGAATGAATTGCAGCAGAGACCGTCCATTTCCAATGATTAAAGGGGAGCACCAAGTAAATAATTGCTGCTCTCTCATGGGACCATGCTGTTGTTCTAAGGGAGCCAAAATCTTACTTTTATCACCATACAAAGCAACAACACTGCCCAGTCTTCCTCACTAAAGAACACAAGGAATATCTTTAGTTGTCTCTTTTATTAAAGCAACTCCCCACTTTATAATTGAAAACCCCTATATATTTGAACCCAATTATACATAGCATAACCCCTCCTCACAGAGAATCCCACTGATTGTTTCATTGTAAAGAAACAACTCCCTTTGTCTGCACTCAAAGGACTAGAGTTGCAGAATTTTACTAAAACAAAACCTCACCCTTTCTCTTCTTTCAGCCAAGCCTGAAGATGTCTTTGGAACCGCAGCAGCAGCTGCAGCCCGTTATGGTTTACCCCAACACCGAGGCAGGGCAGCCATCTTCGCGCCATTCAGATGGATCATTTGGGATAGTTTTTATTGTCCTGGCCGTAGTCATTGCTGTATCGGCCATTGCTTGCTTTCTTGGCAGGCTCTGCAACCGGCGCTACCAAACTGATCAAAAGCCTAAGCGAAACCAACAACACTCTCGGCCCAAGGAAGCTGTGGACATTGAGTACGGGTTTGATAAAAGAATCCCAGCTTCAAAAACAGCTGGAAATGGTGGAACCAGAGGACAGAAGCCAACCCAAAATGGTCGTGACCACATGAGAGGCGAAATGAAGCCTACTGCTCTTGGAAGAGAGCCCAGAGCCGGTGCAAGATAATGCATGGTGGCCGGCCAGAGGAACAGCTTCCATATACTAGTTTATCTACCTTGATGGCATGCCCATTATATCCTTTTGGTTTTCTCCTTTTTGTATCCCTCCAGTCCTCCTGTATCTCTAAATTTCCACCCGCGCAGCTTGAATGTATTTGAGTAGACATACATATGGTGTTGTGACATGAAGTAATTTTAGCTGAAAATTccagatttatatataaaacctgTTGGGGTCCTGGAATGTTCAGTTTCTTGAGGTTCTTCAGTTTCCCTGGAAAGTATTGAACGGCCAGGCTATTTGCTATATGGTATTAGGATACGACGACAGCATACCGGGGCAGTCAATCTGGTTTTGCTGAGAAACAGAACTGCTGGGCCAGGAGCCCCTGTAATCCCGCCCGCTCAGCTAAATATAAAACAGAACTGCCACGGATCACACTACATTTTAACACACTGGCCAGCGGGTACAGTGACATGGACTTaagtataataataaaaaaaaaatactgtcaAAACAGGAGCCAAAACACAGGAAAACTCTTACGTTTCCTTCCATTTTGTTTCTGAAAAGTTGCCCTAAGCAGCAGGCTGCAGCAAACGAGATATAACTAACGGGAAAAAGAGAATTGagataagagaaaaagaaatgtaaTTTGTTTGTGTATGTAATGAAATTTTTATGCATTTATCTATTTGTTAGATAAATTTTTGTGCATTTATCTGTTTGTGCTTGAATCGAAGGCATTTATTTGTGTTGCTTGTGATCATGTTAATTTGATTTCTTCTTTTCCACAAAATGAGACTTTTGttatggttttattttcttgtgagGACAACAAAAACTTTGGGTTCGCAGGTTAATATCCCTAGAAATGGTAATGAATttctgcaaatatatatatatatatatatgtgtgtgtgtgtgtgtgtgtgtgtgtgtgtgtgtgtgtgtgtatgtgcatatatatatgtatgtgcatTAGTCGAGATACGTACGAGTGTATATAATATGGGAACTTTGGATGAGGTCTGACGTTTCAGGTTAGCGCAACTATAATGCGGCATCATTGTTTGCATGAGTTGGTTTATTCTCCTGTGAGGAAAGCAAAAACTTTGGGTTCCTCAGTTTCGAGTTTTTTAGCATTGCGTTTgtgctttatttaatttaatttgttaaccTCAACGTACATATCAGTATATAAACAAATTGCTTGGTATAATTCATTGGCCAAAAAGCATAATGggtaaaggagaagaaaaacaaCTCCTAAACCACTCATCGAAGATATATTTAAGTGAATGGTCATCAAGTTCTACAAATGTgagaaaattacaattttttttttttttttttggatttgtcCGTATTGTTATTGTTAGATTTTAAAgtaatgctattttttttaaggCTTATTATGGATCTCTACCGGTTCCATTTTCTGGGCCTTTATCACCATAAACGCCTCCTACACCCACTACTCATTCAAATCCATATGAGCTAATGACCTCCTTACCTCTCTTCTTTTCCGAATGCTACCCCAAATTCCCATGCTCCAAACCCATATGCTTTCCCTTCAAACCCCAACGTGCCTCCTCCAAACCCCTACACTTCTATTTCAAAACCCTATGTGCCTACTCCAAAACATAATACTTCTCCAACTACTTACCCTTACATATGGGGAAGTCAGGTAAATTAATGACATGAGTTAGAAGTGATTGCAAACATTATTATTGTTTACAATGAATTTTTTAACATTGTGTAGCCCCCTTATATCCAACCATTTGGGACTCAAGTAAATTACCTTGGTTCACTAGCATGGGAACTTCAAGCAAGGTTGAGAACTTTGCGAAAAGTGAGAAGGGGGAGACTTCAAAACCAATAAATGAGAGTGGAACTAAGAAGCCAGCTTGAACTAAAGAAGGTACCCCTATAGACTCAA from Carya illinoinensis cultivar Pawnee chromosome 6, C.illinoinensisPawnee_v1, whole genome shotgun sequence includes:
- the LOC122312695 gene encoding uncharacterized protein LOC122312695 yields the protein MSLEPQQQLQPVMVYPNTEAGQPSSRHSDGSFGIVFIVLAVVIAVSAIACFLGRLCNRRYQTDQKPKRNQQHSRPKEAVDIEYGFDKRIPASKTAGNGGTRGQKPTQNGRDHMRGEMKPTALGREPRAGAR